The following DNA comes from Candidatus Hydrogenedentota bacterium.
GCCCTGACGATGTGAAACCGGGATGGTGGGATGCCATGATCGGACCGGGCAAAGGAATAGACACAGACCGGTATTATGTGATCTGTGCCAATTTTCTGGGAGGCTGTAAAGGCACGACAGGGCCATCCAGTATTGACCCGAAGACGGGAGCACCCTATGGGCTGAACTTCCCTGTCATAACGGTTGGCGATATGGTACGTGTTCAATATGCGCTGGTACGGCAATTGGGCATTGAACGGCTCTTATGTGTTTTGGGCGGTTCTCTGGGCGGTATGCAGGCGCTGGAGTGGGTCACCCGCTTTCCCGACGCGCTGCAGTCAGCAATTCTTATTGCGACAAGCCACGCCACGGGCGCGCAGCAGATCGCCTTTGATGCGGTGGGCCGCAACGCGATTCAAGCGGATGGGGATTTTCAACAAGGGGATTATGTGCCCGGTCAAGGACCGCGCCAAGGCCTTGCTATTGCCCGTATGCTTGCGCACATTACCTATCTGTCTGATCAGTCCATGCGCCGTAAGTTTGGGCGCACCCTCCGCAATGGCGACCAACTCGGCTATCGTTTTGAGAGTGAATTCAATGTAGAGACCTATCTGGATCACCAAGGCGCCGGCTTTGTTAACCGATTTGATGCCAATACCTATCTGTATGTAACGAAGGCGATGGATTATTTTGATATTGCGGCGGGCTGGTCCTCACTTGACGCATCATTGAGTCGCGCACGGGTGCCGGTCATGGTGATTTCTTTTACTTCTGACTGGCTTTTCCCGCCTTATATGTCGCAGGAAATGGTCTACGCCTTTGCCCGCAACGGGCTGCCTGTCAGTTATTGCAACATTCGTTCTGACGCAGGTCATGACGCTTTCTTGCTTGAGGTTGGAGAGCTGTCACGGCTTATGTCAGGTTTTCTCGTCCATACGCTGTACCCTGAGCGTGACTGCAAGAATTGCCCGCCCAAGCCTTGCGATGGACAAGATGAGGAAAGCTTCAATGCTGACGGTAAACGGACTCTGTCTCAGTCGCGGCGTGTTGACTATGACATGATCCTCAACCTTGTGCGCGAGAATAGCCGAGTCCTTGATGTGGGATGTGGTGAGGGTGAGTTGTTGTGTCGGCTGCAGCGCCGCCTCAACATTATCGGCCTGGGCATCGAAGTGAACCAAGAAAATATAATCCGCGCTATCGGCTGTGGGCTGCCTGTCATCCACGCTAATATTGATAAAGGTCTTGCGGAGCTTCCTGATGATTCTTTCGATTACGTAATCTTGAGCATGACGCTGCAAGTATTAAAGAATCCGGCGCAAGCATTGAAAGAAATGTTGCGCATCGGAAAAAAGTGTATTGTCACCTTCCCCAATTTCGGGCACTGGCGTATCCGATCGAAGCTTGCTTTTTGGGGACAGGCCCCGGTTACGGCACATTTGCCGTACAGCTGGCATGAATCGCCCAATCGTCACGTTCTTACCGTAAAAGATTTCCGTGCCTTCTGCGAAGAGCTGCAGTTCGACATTGAAGAAGAAATTTTTCTGAATGAACGGGGACAGCCCAAGCTATTTCCCAACCTGCGCGCCGAAGAGGCGCTGTATGTAGTGCGCAAGAAAGAAGGCTGATCGCCGGTATCGGCGATCATAAGGGGGACAGCGGAAAAGGCGCGCCGCAGGCTATAGGCATACCCCCACCCCTACACGCTTAGCTTCTCGTATATGCGGGGCAGCCCATCTCTACTTTATGGCAACTCGTTTAATAGCGGTACGTATCGGCTTTATAAGGACCTTCGATCGGCACGCCCAGATAGTCCGCTTGTTTTTGGTTCAGCGTTTCGAGCACGACGCCAAGCTTTTCAAGATGGAGCCGCGCCACTTCTTCGTCCAGATACTTGGGCAAGGTGTAGACCTTTCCGATCTCGTA
Coding sequences within:
- a CDS encoding homoserine O-acetyltransferase, producing the protein MKTDNPIHSDSVGIVRTHQLVLEESRDGFTLESGAVLGPVTVAYEAYGELNEARSNAVLVCHALSGDAHAAGKHSPDDVKPGWWDAMIGPGKGIDTDRYYVICANFLGGCKGTTGPSSIDPKTGAPYGLNFPVITVGDMVRVQYALVRQLGIERLLCVLGGSLGGMQALEWVTRFPDALQSAILIATSHATGAQQIAFDAVGRNAIQADGDFQQGDYVPGQGPRQGLAIARMLAHITYLSDQSMRRKFGRTLRNGDQLGYRFESEFNVETYLDHQGAGFVNRFDANTYLYVTKAMDYFDIAAGWSSLDASLSRARVPVMVISFTSDWLFPPYMSQEMVYAFARNGLPVSYCNIRSDAGHDAFLLEVGELSRLMSGFLVHTLYPERDCKNCPPKPCDGQDEESFNADGKRTLSQSRRVDYDMILNLVRENSRVLDVGCGEGELLCRLQRRLNIIGLGIEVNQENIIRAIGCGLPVIHANIDKGLAELPDDSFDYVILSMTLQVLKNPAQALKEMLRIGKKCIVTFPNFGHWRIRSKLAFWGQAPVTAHLPYSWHESPNRHVLTVKDFRAFCEELQFDIEEEIFLNERGQPKLFPNLRAEEALYVVRKKEG